A genomic region of Alligator mississippiensis isolate rAllMis1 chromosome 6, rAllMis1, whole genome shotgun sequence contains the following coding sequences:
- the LOC102560872 gene encoding pulmonary surfactant-associated protein D, which translates to MLSFLAIFHTFVLVSSMVTTHPNPDQVVRKWDSNACTLVVCAPAQNGLPGRDGKDGPKGEKGDRGLRGLPGKAGSPGPKGDQGPMGERGPKAECCITEVKHLQNQIRNLQGQLKSLQDIINKKHKVEDFINGSQTNEKLFAANGSAGDYKTSKATCSQAGGHLASPRTSSENGAIQRIIQRYNKAAYLDINDMQTEGIFKYQSVEVIGYANWAPGEPNDTGGEEDCVEMYTDGRWNDRSCGEERLIICEF; encoded by the exons ATGCTATCTTTCCTTGCCATTTTCCATACTTTTGTCCTCGTGTCATCCATGGTAACCACCCATCCAAATCCTGATCAGGTTGTCCGAAAATGGGATTCAAATGCATGTACACTGGTTGTATGTGCACCTGCTCAGAATGGATTACCAGGAAGAGATGGAAAAGATGGTCCTAAAGGAGAAAAGGGAGATAGAG GACTAAGGGGTCTTCCAGGAAAGGCTGGGTCCCCTGGACCAAAAGGTGATCAAGGCCCAATGGGTGAACGGGGACCAAAAGCAGAGTGTTGCATCACTG AAGTCAAGCATCTCCAAAATCAAATAAGAAATCTACAGGGACAGCTGAAATCATTGCAAGACATTATCAATAAAAAGCATAAAG TTGAAGATTTCATAAATGGGAGTCAAACCAATGAAAAATTATTTGCTGCCAATGGTTCTGCTGGTGACTATAAGACTTCAAAAGCCACATGCTCTCAAGCTGGTGGTCATCTTGCCTCTCCAAGGACTTCATCTGAGAATGGTGCCATACAACGGATAATACAGCGTTATAACAAAGCAGCATACCTTGATATAAATGACATGCAAACAGAAGGCATATTTAAGTATCAAAGTGTGGAAGTAATAGGATATGCAAACTGGGCTCCTGGAGAACCAAATGATACTGGAGGAGAAGAAGATTGTGTAGAAATGTATACAGATGGTAGATGGAATGACCGATCATGTGGAGAAGAACGGTTAATAATTTGTGAATTCTAG